A genomic window from Helicobacter pylori includes:
- a CDS encoding HP0495 family protein — translation MPSDLEKPTIIYPCLWDYRVIMTTKDSSLLKELLETYQRPFQLELKNTSKSAKFYSFNVSMEVSNEAERNEIFQKISQLKVVAHVL, via the coding sequence ATGCCGTCTGATTTAGAAAAACCCACTATTATTTACCCTTGCCTTTGGGATTATAGGGTGATTATGACCACTAAAGATTCAAGCTTATTGAAAGAACTTTTAGAAACCTACCAACGCCCCTTTCAATTGGAATTGAAAAACACTTCTAAAAGCGCTAAATTTTATAGCTTTAATGTTTCTATGGAAGTTTCAAACGAAGCAGAACGGAATGAGATTTTTCAAAAGATTTCGCAATTAAAAGTTGTAGCTCATGTGCTTTAA
- the hofC gene encoding outer membrane beta-barrel protein HofC produces the protein MKLKKRKVAATLLKRFTLPLLFTTGSLGAVTYEVHGDFINFSKVGFNHSPINPVKGIYPTETFVNLTGKLEGSIHLGRGWTVNLGGVLGGQVYDSTRYDRWAKDFTPPSYWDKTSCGTDSMSLCMNATKMWEQSGPGGVINPRGIGWEYMGEWNGLFPNYYPANAYLPGGSRRYEVYKANLTYDSDRVHMVMGRFDVTEQEQMDWVYQLFQGFYGTFKLTNKMKFLLFSSWGRGIADGQWLFPIYREKPWGIHKAGIIYRPTKNLMIHPYVYLIPEVGTLPGVKVEYDTNPEFRGIGIRNRTAFYALYDYRWNNAEYGRYAPARYNTWDPFLDNGKWRGLQGPGGATLFLRHHIDINNYFVVGGAYLNIGNPNMNLGTWGNIIAVDGIEQWVGSIYSLGFAGIDNITDADAFTEYVKGGGKHGKFSWSVYQRFTTAPRALEYGIGMYLDYQFSKHVKAGLKLVWLEFQIRAGYNPGTGFLGPNGQPLNLNNGLFESSAFAQGPQDMGGIKKSITQDRSHLMTHISYSF, from the coding sequence ATGAAATTAAAGAAACGAAAAGTTGCGGCTACATTGCTAAAGCGTTTTACCTTGCCACTATTGTTCACGACGGGGTCATTAGGGGCGGTTACTTATGAAGTGCATGGGGACTTTATTAACTTCTCCAAGGTGGGCTTTAACCACTCGCCTATTAACCCTGTTAAAGGTATCTATCCTACAGAAACTTTTGTTAACCTTACGGGTAAGCTAGAGGGGTCTATACATTTAGGTAGGGGATGGACCGTGAATTTAGGCGGTGTTTTGGGCGGACAAGTTTATGATAGCACTAGGTATGATAGGTGGGCAAAGGATTTTACTCCCCCAAGCTATTGGGATAAAACTTCTTGTGGCACTGATTCTATGAGCCTTTGTATGAATGCGACTAAAATGTGGGAGCAATCAGGACCAGGTGGCGTCATTAACCCTAGAGGTATTGGTTGGGAGTATATGGGTGAGTGGAACGGCTTGTTCCCTAACTACTATCCGGCTAACGCCTACTTGCCTGGGGGTTCAAGGCGTTATGAAGTTTATAAAGCGAATCTTACCTATGATAGCGACAGAGTCCATATGGTAATGGGGCGCTTTGATGTTACCGAGCAGGAGCAAATGGATTGGGTGTATCAATTGTTCCAAGGTTTTTATGGGACTTTCAAGCTCACTAACAAGATGAAATTCTTGCTCTTTAGCTCTTGGGGTCGTGGTATCGCTGACGGTCAGTGGTTGTTCCCCATCTATCGTGAAAAACCTTGGGGTATTCATAAAGCGGGTATTATTTATCGCCCTACTAAGAATTTAATGATCCACCCTTATGTGTATCTTATTCCAGAGGTAGGTACATTGCCCGGCGTTAAAGTAGAATATGATACCAATCCTGAATTTAGAGGGATAGGCATTAGAAACAGGACGGCTTTCTATGCATTGTATGACTATCGTTGGAATAACGCCGAATACGGTCGTTACGCACCCGCTCGTTATAACACTTGGGATCCGTTCTTAGATAATGGTAAGTGGCGTGGCTTGCAAGGTCCTGGCGGTGCGACACTCTTTTTACGCCACCACATAGACATTAACAACTACTTTGTGGTTGGTGGTGCTTATCTCAACATTGGTAACCCTAACATGAACTTAGGTACTTGGGGTAACATCATCGCTGTAGATGGTATCGAACAATGGGTTGGCAGTATCTACAGCTTAGGGTTTGCGGGGATTGACAACATTACCGATGCTGATGCGTTCACCGAATATGTTAAAGGTGGAGGTAAGCATGGTAAGTTTAGCTGGAGCGTCTATCAACGCTTCACCACCGCACCAAGGGCTTTGGAATATGGTATTGGTATGTATCTAGACTATCAGTTCAGTAAGCATGTTAAAGCGGGTCTCAAACTCGTGTGGTTAGAGTTCCAAATTCGTGCGGGTTACAACCCTGGAACTGGTTTCCTTGGGCCAAACGGTCAGCCGCTTAACTTGAATAATGGTTTGTTTGAATCTTCTGCATTCGCGCAAGGTCCTCAAGACATGGGTGGCATTAAAAAGAGCATTACCCAAGACAGAAGCCATTTGATGACACACATTAGTTATAGTTTCTAA
- a CDS encoding catalase family peroxidase, which produces MKKIGLSLGLIFSLGFLKAHEVSAEEIADIFYKLNAKEPKMKINHAKGFCAKGVFLPNQAIKNDLDVPLLDEKEISASIRYSLGGVAMDDKSKVRGMALKLENQNASWTMVMLNTEINFAKNPEEFAQFFAMRIPQNGKVDEAKIKKLYEEVPSYKNFAAYTKTIGISSSVANTPYYSVHAFRFKDKKGELLSARWKFVPTDGIKYLSPQELKQKDSNYLLSAFQQHLKTKPIEYKMYLVLANKNDATNDTTALWKGKHKELLVGTLKVKEYEGMGCNKDVYFPADLPKGVEAPIDPLFHIRNEVYGITFSKRQ; this is translated from the coding sequence ATGAAAAAAATTGGTTTGAGTTTAGGTTTAATTTTTAGTTTGGGTTTTTTAAAAGCCCATGAAGTGAGCGCTGAAGAGATCGCTGATATTTTCTACAAGCTCAACGCCAAAGAGCCAAAAATGAAAATCAACCATGCTAAAGGGTTTTGCGCTAAAGGGGTGTTTCTCCCTAATCAAGCCATAAAAAACGATTTAGATGTGCCTTTGCTTGATGAAAAAGAAATTTCTGCATCTATAAGGTATTCTTTAGGGGGCGTGGCAATGGACGATAAAAGCAAAGTCAGGGGAATGGCGTTAAAATTAGAAAATCAAAACGCTAGCTGGACAATGGTGATGCTCAATACAGAAATCAATTTCGCCAAAAACCCTGAAGAATTCGCTCAATTTTTTGCGATGAGAATTCCGCAAAACGGCAAAGTAGATGAAGCAAAAATCAAAAAGCTTTATGAAGAAGTCCCCTCTTATAAAAATTTTGCCGCCTACACAAAAACCATAGGGATTAGCTCAAGCGTGGCTAACACGCCTTATTATAGCGTCCATGCGTTCAGGTTTAAAGACAAAAAAGGGGAATTATTGTCTGCGAGGTGGAAATTTGTGCCAACCGATGGCATCAAATACCTTAGCCCCCAAGAATTAAAGCAAAAAGATTCAAATTATTTGCTCTCTGCATTCCAACAACACCTTAAAACTAAACCCATAGAATATAAAATGTATCTGGTGCTTGCAAATAAAAATGACGCTACTAACGACACGACCGCGCTTTGGAAGGGCAAACACAAGGAATTATTAGTAGGGACACTAAAAGTTAAAGAATACGAAGGGATGGGCTGCAATAAAGATGTGTATTTCCCAGCCGATCTCCCTAAAGGCGTAGAAGCCCCTATTGATCCCTTGTTTCACATTAGGAATGAAGTTTATGGGATCACTTTTAGCAAAAGGCAATAA
- a CDS encoding potassium channel family protein, giving the protein MFEKLKFFKIKKDDENQPEVNLNSEIYEQFKVFRLPLILIQLLVLLGTLGYFALENYSLMQAFFQTTYTMTATGFGALNESQFGPISIFLTSILMFCGAGIIAFSVAILISVVNKGTLTRLIKEKGMIYKIARLKDHYVICYHNEYTIELSKQFRSAQIPFVVVDNDPNFEEEAIKHKYPYYIIGDPHTNLAMLKTHLSSARGVVALSKILPVNVALMVSVRLFEKELKRKPYYIIASAHSDEGLEKLKKLGADMVVSPTKLMAQRVSAMAVRPDMENILERFINKKDTLLDLEEVIVPKTSWLVLRKLKEAHFREIAKAFVIGITQKDGKYIPMPDGETIIASESKLLMVGTSEGVATCKQLIANHQRPKEVDYISL; this is encoded by the coding sequence TTGTTTGAAAAATTGAAATTTTTTAAAATCAAAAAAGACGATGAAAATCAGCCAGAAGTCAATTTAAATTCTGAAATTTATGAGCAATTTAAGGTCTTTAGACTCCCGCTTATTTTAATCCAATTACTCGTGCTTTTAGGCACTCTAGGATACTTTGCCCTAGAAAATTATAGCCTTATGCAAGCCTTCTTTCAAACGACTTATACCATGACGGCCACAGGGTTTGGCGCTTTAAATGAAAGCCAGTTTGGGCCTATAAGTATTTTTTTAACTTCCATTTTAATGTTTTGTGGGGCGGGAATTATCGCCTTTAGCGTGGCTATTTTAATTAGCGTGGTCAATAAAGGCACGCTTACTAGATTGATTAAGGAGAAAGGTATGATTTATAAAATCGCGCGCCTTAAGGATCATTATGTGATTTGTTACCACAATGAATACACGATTGAATTGAGCAAGCAATTCCGCTCCGCTCAAATCCCTTTTGTGGTCGTGGATAATGACCCTAATTTTGAAGAAGAGGCTATCAAACACAAATACCCCTACTATATTATAGGCGATCCGCACACCAATTTAGCCATGCTCAAAACCCACTTGAGCAGCGCTAGGGGCGTTGTGGCGTTGTCTAAGATTTTGCCGGTGAATGTGGCGTTAATGGTGAGCGTGCGCTTGTTTGAAAAGGAATTGAAACGAAAGCCCTACTACATCATTGCGAGCGCTCATAGCGATGAAGGCTTGGAAAAATTAAAAAAATTAGGGGCTGACATGGTGGTTTCTCCCACAAAACTCATGGCGCAACGGGTGAGCGCCATGGCGGTACGCCCGGATATGGAAAATATCTTAGAGCGTTTTATCAATAAAAAAGACACGCTTTTAGACTTAGAGGAAGTGATTGTCCCTAAAACCAGCTGGCTTGTGTTAAGGAAATTAAAAGAAGCCCATTTTAGAGAGATCGCTAAAGCCTTTGTGATTGGCATCACTCAAAAAGATGGCAAATATATCCCCATGCCTGATGGAGAAACGATTATTGCAAGCGAATCCAAGCTATTGATGGTTGGCACTTCAGAGGGCGTTGCGACTTGCAAGCAACTCATTGCCAATCATCAAAGACCTAAAGAAGTGGATTACATTTCATTGTGA
- the mraY gene encoding phospho-N-acetylmuramoyl-pentapeptide-transferase yields MLYSLLYGYFNINLFQYLTFRAGLGFFIAFFLTLFLMPKFILWAKAKKANQPISSFVPGHQNKKDTPTMGGIVFVFATIVASLLCASLGNPYVLLGIIVLVGFSFVGFRDDYTKINQQSNAGMSAKMKFGMLFVLSLVVSVLLSLKGLDTFLYAPFLKNPLFEMPTALAVGFWVLVFLSTSNAVNLTDGLDGLASVPSIFTLLSLSIFVYVAGNAEFSKYLLYPKVIDVGELFVVSLALIGSLFGFLWYNCNPASVFMGDSGSLALGGFIAYNAIVSHNEILLVLMGSIFVVETLSVILQVGSYKTRKKRLFLMAPIHHHFEQKGWAENKVIVRFWIISMLSNLVALLSLKVR; encoded by the coding sequence ATGCTCTATTCTTTACTATATGGCTATTTCAATATCAATCTTTTCCAGTATTTGACTTTTAGAGCAGGGTTAGGGTTTTTCATAGCTTTTTTTCTCACGCTTTTTTTAATGCCTAAATTCATTCTATGGGCCAAGGCTAAAAAGGCTAACCAACCCATTTCTAGCTTCGTGCCAGGCCACCAAAACAAAAAAGATACCCCTACGATGGGGGGCATTGTTTTTGTTTTTGCAACCATTGTTGCGAGCTTGTTGTGCGCGTCTTTGGGTAATCCTTATGTGTTGTTAGGGATAATCGTGTTAGTGGGCTTTAGTTTTGTAGGCTTTAGAGACGATTACACCAAAATCAACCAGCAAAGTAATGCAGGAATGAGCGCGAAAATGAAATTTGGCATGCTTTTTGTCCTTTCGCTTGTGGTGTCTGTTTTATTGAGCCTTAAGGGGTTGGATACTTTTTTATACGCGCCTTTTTTAAAAAACCCCTTGTTTGAAATGCCTACGGCTTTAGCGGTTGGTTTTTGGGTGTTGGTTTTCTTATCCACGAGTAACGCAGTGAATTTAACCGATGGGCTAGACGGATTAGCGAGCGTGCCTAGCATTTTCACCCTTTTAAGCCTTTCTATTTTTGTGTATGTGGCAGGGAATGCGGAATTTTCTAAATACTTGCTCTATCCAAAAGTCATAGATGTGGGGGAATTGTTCGTTGTCTCGTTAGCGTTAATTGGATCGCTTTTTGGCTTTTTGTGGTATAACTGCAACCCGGCAAGCGTGTTTATGGGCGATAGCGGGAGTTTGGCTTTAGGGGGGTTTATCGCTTATAACGCTATTGTTTCGCATAATGAAATCTTACTCGTTTTAATGGGGTCTATTTTTGTGGTAGAAACTTTATCGGTGATCTTGCAAGTAGGGAGCTATAAAACCCGTAAAAAACGCCTTTTTTTAATGGCGCCCATCCATCATCATTTTGAACAAAAGGGTTGGGCAGAAAATAAAGTGATTGTGCGTTTTTGGATCATTTCTATGCTGAGTAATTTAGTCGCTCTTTTAAGCTTGAAGGTGCGTTAA
- the murD gene encoding UDP-N-acetylmuramoyl-L-alanine--D-glutamate ligase: protein MKISLFGHGKTTLALARFLKKNHNEVGFFDDRFTLFHKDSEGFLCYPSKDFDPNDSQLEIVSPGISFTHPLVIKAKHLVSEYDYIDSLFDSSFTPTTISISGTNGKTTTTEMLTMLLEDFKAVSGGNIGTPLIELFEKRSPLWVLETSSFSLHYTNKAYPLIYLLINVEADHLSWHCNFENYLNAKLKVLTLMPKTSLAILPLKFKEHPIVQNSQAQKIFFDKSEEILENLAIPSNALSFKGAFLLDAALALLVYEQFLKINRLKWQDYKENALKRLNAFKIGSHKMEEFRDKKGRLWVDDSKATNIDATLQALKTFKNQKIHLILGGDIKGVNLTPLFEELKHYAISLYAIGSSAFIIQALAQEFDLVCKVCLELEKAVGEIKSVLLHNEVALLSPSAASLDQFSSYKERGEKFKAFVLGD, encoded by the coding sequence ATGAAAATCTCTTTGTTTGGGCATGGCAAAACTACTTTAGCCTTGGCGCGTTTTTTGAAAAAAAACCATAACGAAGTGGGATTTTTTGATGACCGATTCACTTTATTTCATAAGGATAGTGAGGGTTTTCTTTGTTATCCCAGTAAGGATTTTGACCCTAATGATTCCCAACTAGAAATAGTCAGCCCTGGCATTAGTTTCACGCACCCTTTAGTCATAAAAGCCAAGCATTTAGTGAGCGAATACGATTATATTGATAGTCTCTTTGATTCTTCTTTCACGCCCACTACTATAAGCATTAGCGGCACCAATGGCAAAACCACCACAACAGAAATGCTCACCATGCTTTTAGAAGATTTTAAGGCTGTGAGTGGGGGGAATATTGGCACGCCCTTGATTGAATTGTTTGAAAAACGATCGCCTTTGTGGGTGCTAGAAACAAGCTCTTTTTCTTTGCACTACACTAACAAGGCTTACCCTTTGATTTATTTGCTCATCAATGTGGAAGCCGATCACTTAAGCTGGCATTGCAATTTTGAAAATTATTTGAACGCTAAACTCAAGGTTTTAACCTTGATGCCTAAAACTTCCCTAGCTATCCTCCCTTTAAAATTCAAAGAACATCCAATTGTGCAAAATTCGCAAGCGCAAAAAATCTTTTTTGACAAAAGCGAAGAAATTTTAGAAAATTTAGCAATCCCTTCTAACGCCCTTTCTTTTAAGGGAGCGTTTTTATTAGACGCCGCCTTAGCCCTTTTAGTTTATGAACAATTTTTAAAAATAAACCGCCTAAAATGGCAAGATTATAAAGAAAACGCCCTTAAAAGGTTGAACGCTTTTAAAATCGGTTCGCATAAAATGGAGGAATTTAGGGATAAAAAGGGGCGTTTATGGGTAGATGACAGCAAGGCCACGAACATTGATGCCACCTTGCAAGCTCTAAAAACCTTTAAAAACCAAAAAATCCATTTGATTTTAGGGGGCGATATTAAAGGGGTCAATTTAACCCCCCTTTTTGAAGAGTTGAAACATTATGCAATAAGCCTTTATGCGATAGGTTCAAGCGCTTTTATTATCCAGGCTTTAGCACAAGAATTTGATCTTGTTTGTAAGGTTTGCTTGGAGTTAGAAAAAGCGGTTGGAGAAATTAAAAGCGTTTTATTGCACAATGAAGTCGCTTTGCTTTCACCTAGTGCGGCCAGTTTGGATCAATTTTCTTCATATAAAGAAAGGGGTGAAAAATTTAAGGCGTTTGTTTTAGGAGATTAA
- a CDS encoding sodium-dependent transporter produces the protein MGNHFSKLGFVLAALGSAIGLGHIWRFPYMAGVSGGGAFVLLFLFLSLSVGAAMFIAEMVLGQSTQKNVTEAFKELDATPKKRWKYAGLMLISGPLILTFYGTILGWVLYYLVSVSFHLPNSIQESEQIFTQTLQSIGLQSIGLFSVLFITGWIVSRGIKEGIEKLNLVLMPLLFATFFGLLFYAMSLDSFSKAFHFMFDFKPKDLTSQVFTYSLGQVFFSLSIGLGINITYAAVTDKTQNLLKSTIWVVLSGILISLVAGLMIFTFVFEYGANVSQGTGLIFTSLPVVFGQMGAIGILVSVLFLIALAFAGITSTVALLEPSVMYLTERYQYSRFKTTWGLVGLIFIVGVVLILSLHNDYKDSLTFFEKSLFDWLDFASSTIIMPLGGMATFIFMGWILKKEKLRLFSSHFLGPKLFAVWYFLLKYITPLIVFSIWVGKIY, from the coding sequence ATGGGTAATCATTTTTCTAAATTAGGATTTGTTTTAGCGGCTTTAGGGAGCGCGATTGGTTTAGGGCATATCTGGCGTTTCCCCTATATGGCTGGGGTGAGTGGTGGGGGTGCTTTTGTTTTATTATTTTTATTTTTATCCTTAAGCGTTGGTGCGGCGATGTTTATCGCTGAAATGGTGCTAGGGCAAAGCACTCAAAAAAATGTTACAGAAGCTTTTAAAGAGCTTGACGCTACCCCTAAAAAACGCTGGAAATACGCAGGGCTTATGCTTATTTCTGGGCCATTAATTCTAACTTTTTATGGGACGATTTTAGGCTGGGTGCTTTATTATTTGGTGAGCGTCAGTTTTCATTTGCCTAACAGCATCCAAGAATCTGAACAAATTTTTACTCAAACTTTGCAGTCTATAGGGCTACAATCCATAGGGCTTTTTAGTGTTTTGTTTATAACTGGCTGGATTGTTTCTAGAGGGATTAAAGAAGGCATTGAAAAACTCAATTTGGTTTTAATGCCCTTGCTCTTCGCTACTTTTTTTGGTTTGCTTTTTTATGCGATGAGCTTGGATTCTTTTTCTAAAGCTTTTCATTTCATGTTTGATTTCAAACCAAAAGATTTGACCTCTCAAGTATTCACTTATTCTTTGGGGCAAGTCTTCTTTTCTTTAAGCATAGGATTAGGGATTAATATCACTTATGCTGCTGTTACGGATAAAACGCAGAATTTGCTTAAAAGCACCATTTGGGTGGTTTTATCAGGGATTTTAATTTCTCTTGTGGCAGGGCTTATGATTTTTACCTTTGTGTTTGAATACGGGGCGAATGTTTCGCAAGGCACAGGGTTAATCTTCACTTCCTTACCGGTGGTTTTTGGTCAAATGGGAGCGATAGGCATTCTTGTCTCAGTCCTTTTCTTAATTGCACTCGCTTTTGCGGGCATCACTTCCACGGTGGCTTTATTAGAGCCAAGCGTGATGTATCTTACCGAAAGGTATCAATACTCTCGTTTCAAGACTACTTGGGGTCTTGTAGGGTTGATTTTTATCGTGGGCGTGGTGTTGATTCTCTCGCTTCATAACGATTATAAAGACTCGCTCACTTTCTTTGAAAAAAGTCTTTTTGATTGGTTGGATTTTGCATCAAGCACCATTATCATGCCTTTAGGCGGGATGGCGACCTTTATTTTTATGGGCTGGATTTTGAAAAAAGAAAAATTGCGTCTCTTCAGCTCGCACTTTTTAGGCCCTAAATTGTTTGCAGTTTGGTATTTCTTGCTTAAATATATTACCCCTTTAATTGTGTTTTCTATTTGGGTGGGTAAGATTTATTAA
- the ybgC gene encoding acyl-CoA thioesterase YbgC — protein MHCRVYYEDTDSEGVVYHANYLKYCERARSEFFFKKNVLPENEEGVFVIRSIKADFFTPASLGQVLEIRTQIKELRKVFVVLFQEIYCIQNASLEPMKPFKVFASEIKFGFVNRSTYSPIAIPKLFKELLNAV, from the coding sequence ATGCACTGTAGGGTATATTATGAAGATACCGATTCTGAAGGCGTGGTTTATCATGCAAATTATTTAAAATATTGCGAAAGGGCTAGAAGCGAGTTCTTTTTTAAAAAAAATGTCTTGCCAGAAAATGAAGAAGGCGTGTTTGTCATCCGCTCTATCAAAGCGGATTTTTTTACCCCTGCAAGCCTTGGGCAAGTCTTAGAGATAAGAACGCAAATTAAAGAATTGAGAAAGGTTTTTGTGGTGCTTTTTCAAGAAATTTATTGCATCCAAAACGCTTCTTTAGAGCCTATGAAGCCTTTTAAAGTCTTTGCTTCAGAAATTAAATTCGGCTTTGTCAACCGCTCCACATACAGCCCTATCGCCATTCCTAAATTATTCAAGGAATTGCTCAATGCCGTCTGA
- the rpmB gene encoding 50S ribosomal protein L28: protein MARRCTLTFKGPMIGNHVSHANNKNKRRLLPNLRSIKIQLDDGTTRRIKVAASTLRTMRKGA, encoded by the coding sequence ATGGCAAGAAGATGCACTTTAACTTTTAAAGGGCCTATGATAGGCAATCATGTAAGTCATGCGAACAACAAAAACAAGCGTCGCTTACTCCCTAATTTGCGATCAATTAAGATCCAATTAGACGATGGCACGACTAGACGCATTAAAGTGGCCGCTTCCACTTTAAGGACCATGCGTAAAGGGGCTTAG
- the hofD gene encoding outer membrane beta-barrel protein HofD, which translates to MGIKEYFFYSLFFLLFSGLFLSKLQAYKFNMSIVGKVSSYTKFGFNNQRYQPSKDIYPTGSYTSLLGELNLSMGLYKGLRAEVGAMMAALPYDSTAYQGNNIPNGQPGSRTDPFGAGIFWQYIGWYAGHSGLHVQKPRLAMVHNAFLSYNYKKDKFSFGVKGGRYDAEEYDWFTSYTQGVEGFVKYKDTRFRVMYSDARASASSDWFWYFGRYYTSGKALMVADLKYEKDNLKINPYFYAIFQRMYAPGINITYDTNPNFNNKGFRFVGTFVGFFPIFATPANQNDIILFQQVPLGKSGQTYFFRTRFYYNKWQFGGSVYKNIGNANGDIGIYGDPLGYNIWTNSIYDAEINNIVGANVINGFLYVGSQYRGFSWKILGRWTDSPRADERSLALFLSYFSNKYNIRMDLKLEYYGNITKKGYCIGYCGMYVPADPNGPGTQPLTHNVYSDRSHIMFNITYGFRFY; encoded by the coding sequence TTGGGAATTAAGGAATATTTTTTTTACTCTCTATTTTTTTTGCTTTTTTCTGGTCTCTTTTTATCTAAACTTCAAGCTTATAAATTCAACATGAGCATTGTTGGAAAGGTGAGCAGCTATACCAAGTTTGGTTTTAACAACCAAAGATACCAGCCTTCTAAAGACATTTACCCTACAGGTAGCTATACTTCTTTGCTTGGCGAATTGAATTTGAGCATGGGTTTATACAAGGGTTTGAGGGCGGAAGTGGGGGCTATGATGGCAGCGCTCCCCTATGACTCCACCGCTTATCAAGGTAACAATATCCCTAATGGCCAGCCCGGCTCTAGGACCGATCCTTTTGGAGCGGGTATCTTTTGGCAATATATTGGTTGGTATGCAGGGCATAGCGGTTTGCATGTGCAAAAACCTCGTTTGGCTATGGTGCATAACGCTTTTTTGAGCTACAACTACAAAAAAGATAAATTCAGTTTTGGCGTGAAAGGGGGGCGCTATGATGCTGAAGAGTATGATTGGTTCACTTCTTACACTCAAGGGGTTGAAGGTTTTGTCAAATATAAAGACACCAGGTTTAGAGTGATGTATTCAGACGCTAGGGCTTCAGCGTCAAGCGACTGGTTTTGGTATTTTGGGCGTTACTATACAAGCGGTAAGGCTTTAATGGTGGCGGATTTGAAATATGAAAAAGACAACTTAAAAATCAACCCTTATTTTTATGCGATCTTTCAAAGAATGTATGCGCCAGGCATTAATATCACTTACGACACTAACCCTAATTTTAACAATAAGGGTTTTCGTTTTGTAGGCACTTTTGTGGGGTTTTTCCCGATTTTTGCCACTCCAGCCAATCAAAACGATATTATTCTTTTCCAACAGGTGCCGTTAGGAAAGAGCGGGCAAACCTACTTCTTCCGCACTCGTTTTTACTATAATAAATGGCAATTTGGGGGCAGTGTCTATAAAAACATCGGTAACGCTAATGGCGACATAGGTATTTATGGGGACCCTTTGGGGTATAACATTTGGACGAATAGTATTTATGATGCAGAAATTAACAATATCGTTGGCGCTAATGTTATTAACGGGTTTTTGTATGTAGGCTCACAATATAGGGGGTTTAGTTGGAAAATTTTAGGCCGTTGGACGGATAGCCCAAGGGCTGATGAAAGGAGTCTCGCACTCTTTTTGAGCTATTTTTCTAATAAGTATAATATTAGAATGGATTTGAAACTAGAATATTATGGCAATATCACTAAAAAAGGCTATTGTATTGGGTATTGTGGCATGTATGTCCCGGCTGATCCTAACGGGCCTGGCACACAGCCTTTAACGCATAATGTGTATTCTGACCGAAGCCATATAATGTTTAATATCACTTATGGTTTTAGGTTTTATTAG
- a CDS encoding HpaA family protein gives MERSLIGKKVRSYSKMLVALGLSSVLVGCAMNPSAETKTPNDAKNQKQAQTQTHERMQTSSEHVTPLDFNYPVHIAQAPQNHHFIGILAPHIQVSDNLKPYIDKFQDALVNQIQTIFEKRGYEVLHFQDEKALSAQDKRKIFSVLDLKGWVGILEDLKMNLKDPSKLDLDTLVDQSSGSVWFNFYEPESNRVVHDFAVEVGTFQAITYTYTSTNSASGGFNSSVNIAHENLDKNREDAIHKILNRMYAVVMKKVVTELTEENIAKYRNAIDKAKGFKSSAPQKN, from the coding sequence ATGGAGCGTTCGTTGATTGGTAAAAAGGTTAGATCTTATTCTAAAATGTTAGTCGCTTTAGGGCTTTCAAGCGTGTTGGTTGGTTGTGCAATGAATCCAAGCGCTGAGACAAAAACACCAAATGACGCCAAAAATCAAAAGCAAGCTCAAACTCAAACTCACGAAAGAATGCAAACAAGCTCTGAGCATGTTACACCGCTAGATTTTAATTATCCAGTGCATATTGCTCAAGCCCCACAAAACCATCACTTCATAGGTATTTTAGCGCCACACATTCAAGTGAGCGATAATTTAAAGCCCTATATTGATAAATTCCAAGATGCCTTAGTCAATCAAATCCAAACTATTTTTGAAAAAAGAGGCTATGAAGTGTTGCATTTTCAAGATGAAAAGGCTTTGAGTGCGCAAGATAAGAGAAAAATTTTTTCCGTTTTGGATTTGAAAGGGTGGGTAGGAATCTTAGAAGATTTGAAAATGAATTTAAAAGATCCAAGCAAGCTTGATTTAGACACTCTAGTGGATCAAAGCTCAGGCTCTGTATGGTTTAATTTTTATGAGCCAGAAAGCAATCGTGTCGTCCATGATTTTGCTGTGGAAGTTGGAACTTTTCAAGCAATAACATACACATACACCTCTACTAATAGCGCTTCTGGAGGGTTTAATTCTTCAGTTAATATTGCCCATGAAAATTTGGATAAGAACAGAGAAGATGCGATACATAAGATTTTAAACAGAATGTATGCTGTAGTCATGAAAAAAGTTGTAACAGAACTTACAGAGGAAAATATTGCCAAATACAGAAACGCTATTGATAAAGCAAAAGGTTTCAAAAGTTCTGCACCTCAAAAAAATTAG